A genomic window from Aethina tumida isolate Nest 87 chromosome 4, icAetTumi1.1, whole genome shotgun sequence includes:
- the LOC109607137 gene encoding E3 ubiquitin-protein ligase RNF13, whose product MISLATICVLFTFLIDYTSAEIYALQFDSQFYYNEFEDMEALFGPKLSDEVSLRAMLLYADPPTGCEPMKPPPNNTENETGKWVVLVPRYNNKINCSFEEKVRYAQRANYDAVIVHNINSSQLVPMSAKNSTGIVIPSVFVSASSGMALKSYTHPPYFIVITGEAPFNIQTHLLIPFAIVVGICFIVMIIFMIVKFVKDRRRQRRHRLPASTLKKIPTCKYQRGDPYEMCVICLDEYIEGEKLRVLPCNHVYHMKCIDPWLTKNRRVCPICKRKVFAHDESQHDSDSDSDADDTTPLINPNSNRGTQGGTFDEQTENPIQRAGRSVSQISGATTNFVTTSDHHSINGEYDSLSNSQVSASDDETNSKTNENPCANPDQIHVHTLPEAGGENKNDLNV is encoded by the exons ATGATTTCATTGGCAACAATTTGTGTTCTGTTCACATTCCTAATTGACTACACATCAGCAGAAATCTATGCTTTACAATTT GACTcacagttttattataatgaattcGAAGATATGGAAGCATTGTTTGGGCCTAAATTATCAGACGAAG TGTCCCTACGGGCTATGCTACTGTATGCTGACCCACCAACCGGCTGTGAACCAATGAAACCACCCCCAAACAACACAGAAAATGAAACAGGAAAGTGGGTAGTTTTAGTGCCAAGatacaacaacaaaattaactgCTCGTTTGAGGAAAAAGTCAGATATGCACAGAGGGCAAACTATGATGCTGTCATAGTCCATAACATTAATTCCAGCCAGTTAGTGCCTATGTCAGCAAAGAACAGCACTGGAATTGTTATTCCATCAGTGTTTGTCAGTGCCAGCTCTGGTATGGCTTTGAAAAGTTACACACATCCACCGTACTTCATTGTGATCACTGGTGAGGCTCCATTCAACATACAGACTCATCTGCTGATACCGTTTGCTATTGTTGTGGGCATATGTTTTATAgtgatgattatttttatg ATCGTGAAGTTTGTAAAAGACCGCAGACGACAAAGGAGACACAGATTGCCGGCCTCGACGTTAAAAAAGATCCCCACGTGTAAATACCAACGCGGAGACCCGTACGAGATGTGCGTGATCTGCCTGGACGAGTACATAGAAGGCGAGAAGCTCCGGGTACTGCCCTGCAACCACG TCTACCACATGAAATGCATCGACCCGTGGCTGACGAAGAACAGACGAGTGTGTCCGATTTGCAAGAGGAAGGTGTTCGCCCACGACGAGTCGCAGCACGACTCGGACAGCGACTCGGACGCGGACGACACGACGCCGTTGATCAACCCGAACAGCAACAGGGGCACGCAGGGCGGCACCTTCGACGAACAGACCGAGAATCCGATCCAGAGGGCGGGCAGGTCCGTCTCGCAGATATCCGGGGCGACGACGAACTTCGTCACCACGTCGGACCATCACAGCATCAACGGGGAGTACGACAGTTTGAGTAATTCGCAGGTGTCCGCGTCCGATGACGAGACCAACAGCAAAACGAACGAGAATCCGT
- the LOC109597217 gene encoding UDP-glucuronic acid decarboxylase 1 isoform X1: MRSRLVLLSIASLCIISVLFIILRVVDVKVYMPNKIQISDTENDLNYLEEVQKANFALQEASMRIKELEQRLNAVDSRVPKTYPDVKFLNYVTRKRILITGGAGFVGSHLVDSLMLQGHEVIVVDNFFTGRKRNVEHWVGHENFELIHHDIVNPIFIEVDEIYHLASPASPPHYMHNPVKTIKTNTMGTINILGLARRCNAKVLIASTSEVYGDPDIHPQPETYWGHVNPIGPRACYDEGKRVSETLTYAYAKQEKMDVRVARIFNTFGPRMHMNDGRVVSNFILQALKNEDITVYGSGKQTRSFQYVTDLVDGLISLMNSNYSLPVNLGNPIEHTINEFATKIKGLVGGKSKIVHLDGAIDDPQRRKPDISRAKQYINWEPRYDIDLGLKKTIDYFRQELKEDTYTHRSKNLIEDHPS, encoded by the exons ATGAGATCTAGACTTGTATTATTAAGTATTGCTTCATTATGTA TTATTTCAGTATTGTTCATAATATTAAGAGTGGTAGATGTTAAGGTTTATATgccaaataaaatacaaatctcAGACACAGAGAATGACTTAAACTACCTGGAAGAAGTGCAAAAGGCCAATTTTGCTCTGCAGGAAGCCTCTATGAGAATTAAAGAACTGGAACAAAGGCTAAATGCTGTGGACAGTCGAGTGCCAAAAACCTATCCAGATGTAAAGTTCCTCAACTATGTTACCCGGAAAAGAATCCtg ATAACTGGTGGTGCTGGATTTGTTGGATCTCACTTAGTGGACTCATTAATGCTGCAAGGGCATGAAGTCATAGTAGTTGACAACTTTTTCACCGGCAGGAAAAGAAATGTGGAACATTGGGTTGGGCACGAAAACTTTGAATTAATACATCATGATATTGTCAATCCTATATTTATAGAAGTAGATGAAATTTATCACTTAGCTAGTCCAGCCAGTCCACCACATTACATGCACAACCCagtcaaaacaattaaaactaacaCCATGGGCACCATAAATATTCTTG gaCTTGCTAGAAGGTGTAATGCCAAAGTACTGATTGCGAGCACCTCTGAAGTTTATGGGGATCCTGATATACATCCACAACCTGAAACATATTGGGGTCATGTAAATCCTATTG GCCCAAGAGCGTGTTACGACGAGGGAAAACGTGTCTCAGAAACCCTTACATACGCCTACGCCAAACAGGAGAAGATGGACGTACGCGTAGCCAGGATATTCAACACGTTCGGCCCCAGGATGCACATGAACGACGGCCGGGTCGTCTCCAATTTCATCCTGCAGGCTCTCAAGAATGAGGACATCACT gtttatGGAAGTGGGAAACAGACCAGATCTTTCCAATACGTTACGGATTTGGTGGACGGCCTGATTAGTTTGatgaattcaaattattcgcTGCCTGTTAATCTGGGGAATCCCATAGAACATACGATAAAtg aatttgcgACGAAAATCAAAGGACTAGTAGGtggaaaaagtaaaatagtCCACCTGGACGGTGCCATAGACGATCCCCAGAGAAGGAAACCAGACATAAGCAGGGCGAAACAGTACATAAACTGGGAACCCCGTTACGACATAGACCTAGGTTTGAAAAAGACGATCGATTATTTTAGACAAGAGTTGAAGGAAGACACCTACACTCACAGAAGCAAGAACCTCATCGAAGATCACCCGAGCTAA
- the LOC109597217 gene encoding UDP-glucuronic acid decarboxylase 1 isoform X2 — protein sequence MRSRLVLLSIASLCILFIILRVVDVKVYMPNKIQISDTENDLNYLEEVQKANFALQEASMRIKELEQRLNAVDSRVPKTYPDVKFLNYVTRKRILITGGAGFVGSHLVDSLMLQGHEVIVVDNFFTGRKRNVEHWVGHENFELIHHDIVNPIFIEVDEIYHLASPASPPHYMHNPVKTIKTNTMGTINILGLARRCNAKVLIASTSEVYGDPDIHPQPETYWGHVNPIGPRACYDEGKRVSETLTYAYAKQEKMDVRVARIFNTFGPRMHMNDGRVVSNFILQALKNEDITVYGSGKQTRSFQYVTDLVDGLISLMNSNYSLPVNLGNPIEHTINEFATKIKGLVGGKSKIVHLDGAIDDPQRRKPDISRAKQYINWEPRYDIDLGLKKTIDYFRQELKEDTYTHRSKNLIEDHPS from the exons ATGAGATCTAGACTTGTATTATTAAGTATTGCTTCATTATGTA TATTGTTCATAATATTAAGAGTGGTAGATGTTAAGGTTTATATgccaaataaaatacaaatctcAGACACAGAGAATGACTTAAACTACCTGGAAGAAGTGCAAAAGGCCAATTTTGCTCTGCAGGAAGCCTCTATGAGAATTAAAGAACTGGAACAAAGGCTAAATGCTGTGGACAGTCGAGTGCCAAAAACCTATCCAGATGTAAAGTTCCTCAACTATGTTACCCGGAAAAGAATCCtg ATAACTGGTGGTGCTGGATTTGTTGGATCTCACTTAGTGGACTCATTAATGCTGCAAGGGCATGAAGTCATAGTAGTTGACAACTTTTTCACCGGCAGGAAAAGAAATGTGGAACATTGGGTTGGGCACGAAAACTTTGAATTAATACATCATGATATTGTCAATCCTATATTTATAGAAGTAGATGAAATTTATCACTTAGCTAGTCCAGCCAGTCCACCACATTACATGCACAACCCagtcaaaacaattaaaactaacaCCATGGGCACCATAAATATTCTTG gaCTTGCTAGAAGGTGTAATGCCAAAGTACTGATTGCGAGCACCTCTGAAGTTTATGGGGATCCTGATATACATCCACAACCTGAAACATATTGGGGTCATGTAAATCCTATTG GCCCAAGAGCGTGTTACGACGAGGGAAAACGTGTCTCAGAAACCCTTACATACGCCTACGCCAAACAGGAGAAGATGGACGTACGCGTAGCCAGGATATTCAACACGTTCGGCCCCAGGATGCACATGAACGACGGCCGGGTCGTCTCCAATTTCATCCTGCAGGCTCTCAAGAATGAGGACATCACT gtttatGGAAGTGGGAAACAGACCAGATCTTTCCAATACGTTACGGATTTGGTGGACGGCCTGATTAGTTTGatgaattcaaattattcgcTGCCTGTTAATCTGGGGAATCCCATAGAACATACGATAAAtg aatttgcgACGAAAATCAAAGGACTAGTAGGtggaaaaagtaaaatagtCCACCTGGACGGTGCCATAGACGATCCCCAGAGAAGGAAACCAGACATAAGCAGGGCGAAACAGTACATAAACTGGGAACCCCGTTACGACATAGACCTAGGTTTGAAAAAGACGATCGATTATTTTAGACAAGAGTTGAAGGAAGACACCTACACTCACAGAAGCAAGAACCTCATCGAAGATCACCCGAGCTAA